A window from Chaetodon trifascialis isolate fChaTrf1 chromosome 5, fChaTrf1.hap1, whole genome shotgun sequence encodes these proteins:
- the elovl6 gene encoding very long chain fatty acid elongase 6 — protein sequence MSVLALQEYEFERQFNEDEAIRWMQENWKKSFLFSALYAAFILGGRHVMKQREKFELRKPLVLWSLTLAVFSIFGAIRTGSYMTYILMTKGLKQSVCDQSFYNGPVSKFWAYAFVLSKAPELGDTLFIVLRKQKLIFLHWYHHITVLLYSWYSYKDMVAGGGWFMTMNYLVHAVMYSYYALRAAGFKLSRKFAMFITLTQITQMLMGCVVNYLVYSWMQQGQECPSHMQNIVWSSLMYLSYFVLFVQFFIEAYFGKSKSSATAVTKKRE from the exons atGTCGGTGCTAGCTCTGCAAGAGTACGAATTCGAGAGACAGTTCAACGAGGACGAAGCCATCCGATGGATGCAGGAGAACTG GAAGAAgtcctttctcttctctgcgCTCTATGCTGCCTTTATCCTCGGGGGCCGCCATGTcatgaaacagagggagaagttTGAGCTGAGGAAACCTCTGGTGCTATGGTCGCTCACGCTTGCTGTATTCAG CATATTTGGTGCCATCCGTACTGGGAGTTACATGACATACATCCTGATGACGAAAGGGCTTAAACAGTCAGTCTGTGACCAGAGCTTTTACAACGGGCCTGTCAGCAAGTTCTGGGCATATGCCTTTGTACTTAGTAAAGCACCAGAGCTGG gtGACACCCTCTTCATTGTCCTGAGGAAACAGAAGCTCATCTTCCTCCACTGGTACCACCACATCACCGTGCTGCTGTACTCCTGGTACTCCTACAAAGACATGGTGGCCGGTGGCGGATGGTTCATGACCATGAACTACTTGGTCCATGCCGTCATGTACTCTTACTACGCCTTGCGGGCAGCCGGCTTCAAGCTGTCGCGCAAGTTCGCCATGTTCATCACACTGACCCAGATCACCCAAATGCTGATGGGCTGTGTGGTCAACTACTTGGTGTACTCGTGGATGCAGCAGGGCCAGGAGTGTCCATCCCACATGCAGAACATTGTGTGGTCCTCCCTCATGTACCTCAGCTACTTTGTGCTCTTTGTCCAGTTCTTCATTGAGGCCTACTTCGGCAAGTCCAAATCATCGGCCACGGCTGTCACCAAGAAGAGGGAGTAA